One genomic region from Macrobrachium rosenbergii isolate ZJJX-2024 chromosome 1, ASM4041242v1, whole genome shotgun sequence encodes:
- the LOC136840102 gene encoding DNA-directed RNA polymerase subunit beta''-like, translating to IYISNNNYFHNFNNIYISNNNYFHNFNNTNYYHIIYILNFFNIYNSNNNYFNNFYNTSYHHLIYILNFFNIYINNNYNHNFYNTNYHHLINFFNIYISNNNYFHNFYNTNNHHLIYLINFFNIYINNNYFHNFYNTIYHHIIYILNFFNIYISTQPDVYNRDNSHYNRADGLQVRATYHYNIYNTIHFNNIYLQNFNNFNNTSYHYQFHINNSKNHYINNYQFFYIYINNNHFHHINNTRCYNHFNFNFYHYINTYKDYN from the exons atctacatctccaacaacaactacttccacaacttcaacaacatctacatctccaacaacaactacttccacaacttcaacaacaccAACTACTACCACATCATCTACATcctcaacttcttcaacatctacaactccaacaacaactacttcaacAACTTCTACAACACCAGCTACCACCACCTCATCTACATcctcaacttcttcaacatctacatcaacaacaactacaaccacAACTTCTACAACACCAACTACCACCACCtcatcaacttcttcaacatctacatctccaacaacaattACTTCCACAACTTCTACAACACCAACAACCACCACCTCATCTACCtcatcaacttcttcaacatctacatcaacaacaactacttccacaacttctACAACACCATCTACCACCACATCATCTACATcctcaacttcttcaacatctacatctccacgCAG CCAGACGTCTACAACAGAGACAACAGCCACTACAACCGAGCCGATGGATTGCAAGTGCGAGCCACCTACCACTACAACATTTACAACACCATCCATTTCAACAACATCTACCTCCAAAACTTCAACAACTTCAACAATACCAGTTACCACTACCAGTTCCACATCAACAACTCCAAAAACCACTACATCAACAACTACCAGTTCTTCTACATCTACATCAACAACAACCACTTCCACCACATCAACAACACCAGATGctacaaccacttcaacttcaacttctaCCACTACATCAACACCTATAAGGACTACAACTAA